A DNA window from Rhineura floridana isolate rRhiFlo1 chromosome 11, rRhiFlo1.hap2, whole genome shotgun sequence contains the following coding sequences:
- the LOC133367755 gene encoding olfactory receptor 14A16-like: MDVKEQSIANQSSLTEFLLLEFSEVRELQILHFFLFLAFYLTTITGNLLIISAVAFDHHLHTPMYFFLMNLAMKDLGQVSVIIPKSMANSLMNTRHISYLGCATQVLFLLFFLASDISLLTVMAYDRYIAICNPLQYEMLMNKQACIQMVASVWISSFLYGVLHTGGTFASPFCSNVVNQFFCEIPQLLKLACSDLNRIEIGAVLLGAVIAFSCFIFIIITYVHIFTAVLRIPSVEGRQKAFSTCLPHLMVFSTFVFTGCFAYLLPMSNTPSFLDLAFTMMYSMFPPLMNPVIYSMRNKEMKLSLSKLLGFRQSSMNAFFNFLCRCRCSGPFCMHSETSGYLIPYSSSPGV, from the coding sequence ATGGATGTGAAGGAGCAAAGCATAGCTAATCAATCCTCTCTGACAGAATTTCTTCTCCTGGAATTCTCAGAGGTTCGGGAACTGCAGATCCTGCACTTCTTTCTGTTCCTTGCCTTTTACCTGACAACTATTACTGGAAATCTTCTCATAATCTCTGCAGTAGCCTTTGACCACCATCTGCACACCCCCATGTACTTTTTCCTGATGAATTTGGCCATGAAGGACCTGGGCCAAGTTTCAGTCATTATCCCCAAATCCATGGCCAATTCTCTCATGAATACCAGGCACATTTCATACTTAGGGTGTGCTACTCAAGTCCTCTTCTTGCTCTTCTTTTTGGCATCAGATATCTCTCTTCTCACCGTCATGGCATATGATCGGTACATTGCTATTTGCAATCCATTACAGTATGAGATGCTGATGAATAAGCAAGCCTGCATCCAAATGGTTGCTAGTGTATGGATCAGCAGCTTTCTCTATGGAGTGTTACACACAGGAGGCACCTTTGCATCCCCTTTTTGCTCCAATGTTGTCAATCAGTTTTTCTGTGAAATCCCACAGTTACTTAAGCTGGCCTGCTCTGATTTGAACCGAATTGAAATTGGAGCTGTTCTGTTAGGCGCTGTCATTGCATTTAGCTGTTTTATCTTTATCATTATAACCTACGTGCACATCTTCACTGCAGTGCTGAGAATCCCCTCTGTTGAAGGAAGGCAAAAGGCTTTTTCAACTTGCCTTCCCCACCTCATGGTTTTTTCCACATTTGTATTTACTGGGTGCTTTGCTTACCTCTTGCCCATGTCTAACACACCATCATTTCTGGATTTGGCTTTTACCATGATGTATTCTATGTTTCCACCTTTGATGAATCCAGTAATCTATAGCATGAGAAACAAGGAGATGAAGCTTTCCCTTTCAAAACTATTGGGATTTAGACAGTCATCTATGAATGCATTCTTCAATTTTTTGTGTAGATGTAGGTGCTCTGGTCCCTTCTGCATGCATAGTGAAACATCTGGGTACCTAATCCCCTATTCTTCTTCTCCAGGAGTGTGA